Proteins found in one Magnolia sinica isolate HGM2019 chromosome 5, MsV1, whole genome shotgun sequence genomic segment:
- the LOC131246147 gene encoding uncharacterized protein LOC131246147, translated as MEKMSDEEYHYHSLKPRKKKDLQAAEEEDKYYSFNKNDKQDKGGGEGEGTGADRYYSFKKKKKKQQQQQRNEDKEEKEEEEEGSLSSGPLSSNSHVRLAIYIAMAHAGLALSLILLYGLIKLLEEYWRPIQWAILCSMPLRELQTTLVRFWSHPLQLGLFETILAVPLAIIRAAIGSVIDSQAALLRLIRRRRRNFPARSKITFPKLMQWLVSFGLFVFSYERIGSASYPIFAIPGFIAYAAGYAPGVPSTITAMSSVHRGVVPGPRSPPSRRSVLSWLSCYMTSGILKRLNTVVGIGLITLMIVGSVMGLVFFSYKIGLEGRDAVISLKTHLQENNYTERIGLNRWMDENHIPELIDTYTTKFYETMSQSIDSLALQYNVTEIVDGFRNYLVGPLLPPSSFTSNVWSGTPDGQQILQHHPFSEKLHHLWLQLQGREWNVIYSEIAGTFRVFLSVIMREDLVEKMKGFALQSVDVSKRVFASSSMVLAGSANILVSVAVSIISGAAGLLNFISQLMVFFWLLYYLITSESGGVMDHVLGMLPVSKSTRIRCADVLDHAVSSVLLATAKVTLFQGCLTYLLFRFYHIHFLYTSTFLALMSAVLPITPTWLSSIPAVAQLAIESRYIEAVLLPAIHLILLDYGTAAIQDDVPGQSAYLTGLSILGGIALFPSALEGAIMGPLLLTVMIAMKNLYAEFVLPSAKEAAR; from the exons ATGGAGAAAATGTCAGACGAAGAATATCATTATCATTCCTTGAAACCTCGTAAAAAGAAAGACTTACAAGcagcagaagaagaagacaaatatTATTCATTTAACAAAAACGATAAACAAGACAAAGGAGGAGGAGAGGGAGAAGGAACAGGTGCAGATCGTTATTATTctttcaagaagaagaagaagaagcagcaacagcagcagaggAATGAAgacaaggaagaaaaagaagaagaagaagaaggcagtCTGAGCAGCGGTCCTCTCTCCAGCAATTCCCATGTACGTCTCGCTATCTACATAGCTATGGCTCACGCCGGCCTCGCTCTATCCCTCATCCTTCTCTACGGTCTCATCAAACTCCTTGAAGAATACTGGCGGCCCATCCAATGGGCTATTCTCTGCTCAATGCCCCTGCGAGAGCTCCAAACTACCCTCGTCCGCTTCTGGTCCCATCCCCTCCAGCTCGGCCTCTTCGAGACCATCCTAGCCGTCCCCCTTGCTATCATCCGTGCCGCAATCGGATCCGTCATCGACTCCCAGGCCGCTCTTCTCCGTCTTATTCGCCGCCGTCGTCGCAATTTCCCAGCCCGAAGCAAGATCACCTTCCCCAAGCTCATGCAATGGCTCGTCTCCTTCGGCCTCTTTGTCTTCTCCTACGAACGCATCGGCTCTGCATCCTACCCCATCTTCGCCATCCCCGGCTTCATCGCTTACGCTGCTGGTTACGCCCCTGGTGTTCCCTCCACCATCACCGCCATGTCATCCGTCCACCGCGGTGTCGTCCCGGGCCCACGTTCCCCCCCATCCAGGCGTTCTGTCCTCAGCTGGCTCAGCTGCTACATGACCTCTGGCATCCTCAAGCGTCTAAACACGGTGGTGGGGATCGGCCTCATCACCCTCATGATCGTCGGATCTGTGATGGGGCTTGTGTTCTTCTCCTACAAGATCGGGCTCGAGGGGAGGGACGCGGTCATATCGCTGAAAACACACCTGCAGGAGAATAACTATACTGAGCGGATCGGCCTCAACCGTTGGATGGACGAGAACCACATTCCTGAGCTGATCGATACATACACCACCAAATTCTACGAGACCATGTCCCAATCTATCGATTCCCTGGCTCTTCAGTACAACGTGACGGAGATCGTCGATGGCTTCCGCAATTACCTTGTAGGGCCGCTGCTACCACCATCCTCATTCACTTCAAATGTCTGGAGTGGCACCCCAGACGGACAGCAGATCCTCCAACACCACCCCTTCTCAGAAAAGCTCCACCATCTCTGGCTTCAGCTCCAGGGAAGGGAATGGAATGTAATTTACTCAGAGATTGCAGGTACCTTCCGGGTATTCCTTTCTGTGATCATGAGAGAGGACTTGGTGGAGAAGATGAAGGGGTTTGCTCTGCAGAGCGTTGACGTCTCGAAGCGGGTCTTCGCCAGCAGCTCCATGGTCCTGGCAGGGAGCGCAAATATTCTTGTCTCAGTAGCTGTATCAATCATCTCAGGGGCTGCGGGGCTGCTGAATTTCATCTCTCAGCTGATGGTTTTCTTCTGGCTCCTGTATTACCTGATTACATCTGAATCAGGGGGAGTCATGGACCATGTCCTGGGGATGCTTCCAGTCTCCAAGTCGACACGCATTCGCTGTGCAGATGTCCTTGATCATGCTGTGAGCAGCGTCCTGTTGGCGACTGCTAAGGTCACACTCTTTCAAGGCTGTCTCACTTATCTATTGTTCCGTTTCTACCACATACATTTCCTGTACACATCAACATTCCTGGCTTTGATGAGTGCGGTTTTGCCCATTACTCCAACCTGGCTGTCATCGATCCCAGCAGTGGCCCAGCTGGCCATAGAATCGAGATACATAGAAGCTGTGTTGCTGCCTGCAATCCATCTCATACTTCTGGATTACGGCACAGCAGCCATCCAAGATGATGTACCGGGACAAAGTGCCTACCTCACTGGGCTTAGCATTCTGGGTGGCATTGCATTGTTCCCATCAGCTTTGGAA GGAGCAATCATGGGTCCTTTGCTGTTGACAGTCATGATCGCCATGAAAAATTTATATGCAGAATTTGTACTTCCGTCTGCTAAGGAAGCTGCTCGGTGA